In one window of Cytophagaceae bacterium ABcell3 DNA:
- the dapB gene encoding 4-hydroxy-tetrahydrodipicolinate reductase, whose product MRIMLIGYGKMGKTIEQIALKRGHTIPHIIDVSNNDELKNIDGSMVDAAIEFTQPESAFNNIKHCIENNIPIVSGTTGWLDRKSEIEQLCKEKNGAFFYASNYSVGVNLFFHLNKVLAKIMNNYPQYDVSMEEIHHTEKKDAPSGTAITLAEGLLSQYDKKDQWVNEEKGKENELPIVSKRIENVPGTHTVFYNSEVDSIEIKHTAHSRHGFAEGSVVAAEWIQGKKGILGMEDMLKIG is encoded by the coding sequence ATGAGAATCATGCTTATTGGCTATGGAAAAATGGGTAAAACCATTGAACAAATAGCCTTAAAAAGAGGACATACCATTCCGCACATTATAGATGTATCTAACAATGACGAGCTTAAAAACATAGATGGCTCTATGGTAGATGCAGCTATTGAATTTACACAACCTGAAAGTGCTTTTAACAATATTAAGCACTGTATCGAAAATAATATTCCTATCGTATCTGGCACCACTGGCTGGTTAGACAGAAAGTCTGAAATAGAACAGCTTTGCAAAGAAAAGAACGGTGCTTTTTTCTATGCTTCCAATTATAGCGTTGGGGTAAACCTGTTTTTCCACCTCAACAAGGTATTGGCCAAAATAATGAACAACTACCCACAGTATGATGTATCTATGGAAGAGATTCACCATACAGAGAAAAAAGATGCTCCAAGCGGAACGGCCATTACATTAGCTGAAGGATTGCTTTCTCAGTATGACAAAAAAGACCAATGGGTCAATGAAGAGAAAGGCAAAGAAAACGAGCTACCAATTGTATCCAAAAGAATTGAGAATGTACCAGGTACCCATACCGTATTTTACAATTCAGAAGTAGATTCGATTGAAATAAAACATACAGCCCACAGTAGGCATGGATTCGCCGAAGGGTCAGTAGTTGCAGCAGAGTGGATCCAAGGCAAAAAAGGCATCTTGGGTATGGAAGATATGTTAAAAATCGGATAA
- the lepB gene encoding signal peptidase I, protein MKFNFRKKKKEAPKTKSKEWLDAIVFAVIAATLIRWAFLEAFTIPTQSMEKSLLVGDYLFVSKVHYGTRTPKTPLQLPLTHQTIWGTNIPSYLDWIQLPQYRLPGFTSVKNNDVVVFNYPPDDYPTDLKTNYIKRCLAIAGDTFEIRNQEVLINGTPVEDPPQTQFSYYVEPHGRPLFTRFRTLLRKYNVTDFDAAPDGYRIWTTPETAKQFEAEEYIKRVTPLMQRPHEGDASIFPHDARFMWNQDNMGPLWIPAKGATISMTPENVVLYGHTIVNFEHLDNASVTNDQLFIDSEPVMEYTFTQDYYFMVGDNRHNSLDSRYWGFVPEDHIVGKAALLWLSIDPDPDSFINRVRWNRIFNIIR, encoded by the coding sequence ATGAAATTTAACTTCCGAAAGAAGAAAAAAGAAGCTCCAAAAACCAAGTCCAAGGAGTGGTTAGACGCTATAGTCTTTGCCGTTATAGCGGCCACCCTTATTCGTTGGGCATTTTTAGAAGCTTTTACCATTCCTACACAGTCTATGGAAAAGTCCCTCCTCGTGGGGGATTATCTTTTTGTGAGCAAAGTACATTATGGCACCAGAACGCCCAAAACACCTTTGCAGCTCCCATTAACACATCAAACCATTTGGGGTACCAATATCCCATCTTACCTGGACTGGATTCAACTACCGCAATACAGACTTCCAGGCTTTACCTCTGTAAAAAACAATGACGTGGTCGTATTCAACTACCCCCCTGACGATTACCCCACAGACCTTAAGACCAATTATATCAAACGTTGCCTAGCCATTGCCGGCGATACTTTTGAAATCAGAAACCAAGAAGTTTTGATCAATGGCACCCCTGTGGAAGATCCTCCTCAAACACAGTTCAGCTACTATGTAGAACCCCACGGCAGGCCACTGTTCACCCGTTTCAGGACATTGCTTAGGAAATACAATGTAACAGATTTCGACGCAGCTCCTGACGGATACCGTATCTGGACTACCCCAGAAACAGCCAAGCAATTTGAAGCCGAAGAATACATCAAAAGGGTTACCCCACTTATGCAACGGCCACACGAAGGAGATGCGAGCATATTTCCCCATGATGCACGGTTCATGTGGAACCAAGACAATATGGGGCCACTATGGATACCCGCCAAAGGAGCCACTATTTCTATGACACCAGAAAATGTAGTGCTTTATGGCCATACAATTGTAAACTTTGAACACCTAGACAATGCCAGCGTGACAAATGACCAGCTTTTCATAGACAGCGAACCAGTCATGGAGTATACTTTTACCCAAGACTATTACTTTATGGTAGGCGACAACCGGCACAATTCATTAGACTCTAGGTATTGGGGCTTCGTTCCGGAAGACCACATAGTCGGAAAAGCAGCATTACTATGGCTCTCCATAGACCCAGACCCAGACAGCTTTATCAACCGAGTACGATGGAATAGGATTTTTAACATTATTAGATAA
- the ung gene encoding uracil-DNA glycosylase: MFLDIDVSWKSVLEGEFEKSYFQQLKSFVETDQEMHVIYPPQHLIFSAFRFCPFDKVKAVIIGQDPYHGEGQANGLCFSVNDGVKCPPSLKNIFKELKSDIGKEIPANGNLEHWAKQGVLLLNATLTVRAGTPGSHQKKGWEVFTDTVIKKVSSEKENVVFFLWGAYAHSKEAMIDAEKHLALKAAHPSPFSAHRGFLGCKHFSKANEYLKSVGKEAIEW, translated from the coding sequence ATGTTTTTAGATATTGATGTTTCTTGGAAGTCTGTTTTAGAAGGTGAATTTGAAAAGTCTTATTTTCAACAGCTAAAGTCATTTGTGGAAACGGACCAGGAAATGCATGTGATATATCCTCCTCAGCATTTAATATTTTCAGCTTTTCGCTTCTGTCCGTTTGACAAAGTAAAAGCCGTAATTATAGGACAGGATCCCTACCATGGTGAAGGGCAAGCCAATGGTCTGTGCTTTTCGGTCAATGACGGCGTTAAATGCCCGCCATCGTTAAAAAACATTTTTAAAGAACTCAAAAGTGATATTGGGAAGGAAATACCAGCCAATGGCAATTTAGAACATTGGGCCAAACAGGGAGTGCTGTTGCTCAACGCTACGTTGACTGTACGGGCGGGGACTCCAGGCTCGCACCAGAAAAAAGGATGGGAGGTGTTTACAGATACCGTAATTAAAAAAGTTTCTAGCGAGAAGGAAAATGTGGTTTTCTTTTTATGGGGGGCTTATGCGCACTCTAAAGAAGCAATGATCGATGCTGAAAAACATTTGGCTCTAAAAGCTGCACACCCTTCACCGTTTTCTGCCCATAGGGGGTTTCTAGGCTGTAAGCATTTTAGCAAGGCCAATGAATACTTGAAATCTGTAGGGAAAGAGGCTATTGAGTGGTAG
- the apaG gene encoding Co2+/Mg2+ efflux protein ApaG, whose protein sequence is MVTKTTQGVKVSVVTAYQPEYSNPGQFHYVFTYKITIENTSDHTIQLLRRHWYIHDANGLVREVEGEGVVGQQPVLEPGQSHEYISGCNLKTEIGKMKGCYTMEKIVDGSKFPVNIPEFVLAAPFKMN, encoded by the coding sequence ATGGTTACAAAAACAACACAAGGAGTTAAAGTAAGTGTAGTTACAGCTTACCAGCCAGAATACTCAAACCCTGGTCAGTTTCATTATGTGTTTACTTATAAAATAACCATTGAAAACACCAGTGACCATACGATTCAACTACTGAGAAGGCACTGGTATATCCATGATGCCAACGGACTAGTGAGAGAAGTGGAAGGTGAAGGTGTCGTAGGGCAACAACCGGTGCTAGAGCCAGGGCAGTCGCATGAATATATTTCAGGCTGCAACTTAAAGACAGAAATAGGAAAAATGAAAGGCTGTTATACCATGGAAAAAATCGTAGATGGCAGTAAATTCCCTGTCAATATTCCTGAATTTGTACTTGCAGCTCCTTTTAAAATGAATTAA
- a CDS encoding class I SAM-dependent methyltransferase, producing the protein MTGTAGIILRYIQFLLKSGNEHSVHSPFIFDLYTTVITPDKQYYVFEDIEGLRKSLLARKDSIPINDFGAGSRVTQSTSRRISSIAKNSEKPPKLAQLLFKITERFQPDTILDLGTSLGLTTLYLSKAAPKSTVYTFEGCPETLEVAKENFRKLNAVNIKPVLGNIDDTLPQVLQQIKSADLVFFDANHKYEATLNYFNICLQKATQDSIFIFDDIYWSSGMQKAWQEIKDNDHVRLSVDLFYMGLVFFRKKQPKQHFVLRP; encoded by the coding sequence ATGACAGGAACAGCAGGGATTATCCTTAGATACATACAGTTTTTATTAAAATCAGGGAATGAGCATTCGGTTCATTCCCCTTTTATTTTTGATCTCTACACAACTGTAATAACTCCAGATAAACAGTACTACGTTTTTGAAGATATAGAAGGCTTGAGAAAAAGCCTCCTTGCCCGTAAGGACTCCATACCCATTAACGACTTTGGGGCTGGCTCAAGGGTCACCCAAAGTACTTCAAGAAGGATATCCAGTATAGCCAAAAACTCAGAAAAACCGCCCAAACTGGCACAGCTCCTGTTTAAAATAACCGAAAGATTTCAACCTGACACCATTTTAGATTTAGGAACCTCACTGGGCTTAACTACACTTTATCTAAGCAAAGCTGCCCCAAAGTCCACAGTGTATACTTTTGAAGGCTGCCCGGAAACGTTGGAAGTAGCAAAAGAAAACTTCCGAAAACTAAATGCGGTAAACATCAAACCCGTTTTAGGAAACATAGACGATACTTTACCTCAAGTCCTTCAGCAAATAAAATCGGCTGACCTAGTTTTCTTTGACGCCAACCATAAATATGAAGCCACTTTAAACTACTTCAATATTTGCCTGCAAAAAGCAACGCAAGACAGCATTTTTATCTTTGATGACATATACTGGTCATCAGGCATGCAGAAAGCTTGGCAGGAAATCAAGGATAACGACCATGTCAGACTTAGTGTAGACCTTTTTTACATGGGCTTGGTCTTCTTTAGAAAAAAGCAACCTAAACAACATTTTGTATTACGTCCCTAA
- a CDS encoding serine hydrolase, with translation MRPLHILILSAILFAGCKKRFSETAPCNGEAYSHPKAQTYQALLDHYVEKGMPGIILRIEDDQGIWAGSAGKADISRNKSMQVCHVSKAASLTKTYMATLAFLLADEGRLDLEALAKDYLPREVVDNIPNIEQVTIRQLMNHQTGIFDIITDTEFYLHVLNQPPRKHSAMDLIKFVYNKPANFTPGASAQYSNTNTLLLSMAIDKATGQSHASLLREKILQPYGLSETYYYWHDAIPNNTAQGYFDLYNNNTLMNLSDYDVGTGHGYNGIYATASDLHKFLLLLQKDKAILSHESLEEMNTFHPNEDRERYHGAGVMKDFIDRPAEEQGIGHRGRDLAYSADLYYFPAKGKSFSLLVNYGTDAASNLRPVYMEFRDKVVDELMKPY, from the coding sequence ATGAGGCCGCTTCATATATTAATCCTTTCTGCAATACTATTTGCAGGGTGCAAAAAAAGATTTTCAGAGACCGCTCCATGTAATGGAGAAGCATACAGCCATCCTAAAGCACAGACTTATCAGGCCTTGCTGGATCACTATGTAGAAAAAGGGATGCCCGGGATCATACTTCGCATCGAAGATGACCAAGGAATATGGGCAGGCTCTGCTGGAAAAGCCGATATAAGCCGCAACAAATCCATGCAGGTTTGCCATGTATCCAAAGCCGCCAGCCTGACAAAAACATATATGGCGACATTGGCATTTTTGCTTGCAGACGAAGGGCGCTTAGATCTTGAAGCCTTGGCCAAAGATTACTTACCTCGTGAAGTAGTTGACAACATACCTAACATAGAACAAGTCACGATTCGACAACTAATGAATCACCAAACAGGTATTTTTGACATCATCACAGACACAGAGTTTTACCTCCATGTGTTAAACCAACCTCCGCGAAAACATTCTGCCATGGACTTAATTAAGTTTGTGTACAATAAACCGGCAAATTTTACACCTGGCGCAAGTGCCCAATACTCAAATACTAATACACTGCTGCTAAGTATGGCCATAGACAAAGCGACAGGGCAAAGCCATGCCTCTTTATTAAGGGAAAAAATACTGCAACCCTATGGTCTATCTGAAACCTACTATTACTGGCACGATGCAATTCCCAACAACACAGCACAAGGTTACTTTGACCTGTACAACAACAATACCCTCATGAACCTTTCTGATTACGATGTAGGTACAGGTCATGGGTACAATGGCATTTATGCCACCGCAAGTGACCTACACAAATTTTTGCTTCTGCTGCAAAAAGATAAAGCCATACTTAGTCATGAGTCATTGGAGGAGATGAACACCTTTCACCCAAATGAAGACAGAGAGCGCTACCATGGTGCCGGAGTAATGAAAGACTTCATAGACCGTCCAGCGGAAGAGCAAGGCATAGGTCATAGAGGCAGAGACCTGGCCTATAGTGCGGACCTTTACTATTTTCCAGCCAAAGGGAAAAGTTTTTCATTGTTAGTAAACTACGGCACAGACGCCGCCAGCAACCTCCGTCCTGTTTATATGGAATTTAGGGATAAAGTTGTAGATGAGCTGATGAAGCCTTACTAG
- the kdsA gene encoding 3-deoxy-8-phosphooctulonate synthase yields MNFKIDKLKHDHSGNFFLMAGPCAIEGRDMALSIAEKVTQLSDKYQIPYIFKGSYKKANRSRIDSFTGIGDEKALKILKEVSDTFDIPVVTDIHQPEEAALAAEYVDVLQIPAFLCRQTDLLAAAAETGKVVNIKKGQFMSGQAMQFAVEKIKSLNNDRVILTDRGNSFGYTDLIVDFRNIPEMQAHGVPVVMDVTHSLQQPNQSSGVTGGRPAMIATIAKAAIATGADGLFIETHPVPSEAKSDGANMLPLDMLENLLKVLVDIRKAVKN; encoded by the coding sequence ATGAATTTTAAGATTGATAAATTAAAACACGATCATTCGGGCAACTTTTTCTTAATGGCAGGGCCATGTGCCATAGAAGGGCGTGACATGGCACTTTCTATCGCTGAAAAGGTGACACAATTATCTGACAAGTATCAGATACCCTATATCTTCAAAGGTTCCTACAAAAAAGCTAACCGCTCTCGGATAGACTCTTTTACCGGAATTGGTGATGAAAAAGCGTTGAAGATTTTAAAAGAGGTTTCGGATACCTTTGACATTCCTGTGGTGACTGATATTCACCAGCCAGAAGAAGCTGCATTGGCTGCTGAATATGTAGATGTGCTTCAAATACCTGCTTTCTTGTGCCGGCAAACTGATCTTTTGGCTGCAGCGGCAGAAACTGGCAAGGTTGTCAATATCAAGAAAGGGCAATTTATGTCTGGTCAAGCTATGCAGTTTGCCGTGGAGAAAATCAAAAGCTTGAACAATGACCGGGTTATTTTGACAGACCGTGGCAACTCTTTTGGATATACAGATTTAATTGTAGACTTCAGGAATATTCCTGAAATGCAGGCCCATGGTGTACCGGTAGTGATGGACGTTACACATTCTCTGCAGCAGCCTAATCAGTCCTCAGGGGTGACAGGTGGGCGTCCTGCCATGATTGCAACTATAGCCAAAGCTGCTATTGCTACTGGAGCGGATGGTCTCTTTATTGAAACGCATCCAGTGCCAAGCGAAGCCAAATCCGATGGCGCCAATATGCTGCCTTTGGATATGCTGGAGAACCTGCTTAAAGTGCTGGTTGATATTAGAAAAGCTGTAAAAAATTAG
- a CDS encoding methyltransferase domain-containing protein, whose product MTHDKEYWEKRYADDLTGWDTGAATPPIKNYIDQLTNKDISILVPGCGNAWEAEYIYTSGFKNVFLLDIAEAPLKNFQARMPEFPAHQLVQADFFKYSGAFDLIIEQTFFCALSPSLRQAYAEQCHALLRKGGKLVGVLFNDELNKDKPPYGGSKEEYIDYFSPLFNINVFETCYNSIPPRAGRELFISLTKK is encoded by the coding sequence ATGACTCATGATAAGGAATATTGGGAAAAGCGATATGCAGACGACCTTACCGGTTGGGACACAGGGGCTGCTACTCCTCCTATTAAAAACTACATTGACCAACTTACGAACAAAGATATTTCTATTCTTGTTCCCGGATGTGGTAATGCGTGGGAGGCTGAGTACATTTATACTTCAGGATTCAAAAATGTGTTCTTGTTGGATATTGCAGAAGCACCCTTGAAAAACTTTCAAGCGCGCATGCCTGAATTTCCTGCCCACCAGTTGGTTCAAGCTGATTTCTTTAAATACAGTGGCGCATTTGATCTAATTATCGAGCAAACTTTTTTCTGTGCGCTGTCTCCTTCGCTCCGTCAGGCTTATGCTGAACAGTGTCATGCATTGCTTCGCAAAGGTGGCAAGCTGGTCGGGGTGTTGTTTAATGATGAACTGAACAAAGACAAACCGCCTTATGGTGGTTCAAAGGAAGAATATATTGACTACTTTAGTCCTTTATTTAATATTAATGTTTTTGAAACTTGTTATAACTCTATTCCTCCACGGGCTGGCAGGGAGTTATTCATAAGCCTTACAAAAAAATGA
- a CDS encoding chromosome segregation protein SMC, producing MADEKKQSVSGNKKGLIIALVIILLSINGVSLFFNYTQRQELESKEQAIVEKNQEIINTISDLESVKRQLEESRSRIAELGGNVDELNAIILELENDKDKLRKDASAAQRIMRQYKERAEGYKELLEASEEKIAELTAQRDALFEQKQGLELKVIAKEDSIRNLAMSKEELAKKVAEASVLEAENINIEAITPKDKLKDGSEIKAKHIHILRVKFRLGENRVAKHEAKDVMMRLIAPDGSCLFDLNTGGGTFMHEGKEKFYTDKKSILFANQNEKVNFDYIKGSPWKPGKHKIELFADGFKIGESEFIVK from the coding sequence ATGGCTGACGAAAAAAAACAATCTGTCTCTGGAAACAAAAAAGGGCTTATCATAGCACTGGTTATAATTTTACTATCCATCAATGGCGTGTCACTGTTTTTCAATTACACACAGCGTCAAGAATTGGAAAGCAAAGAACAAGCTATTGTTGAAAAAAACCAGGAAATCATCAATACCATTAGCGACCTAGAGTCTGTAAAAAGACAATTGGAGGAAAGCAGAAGCCGTATAGCTGAACTTGGCGGAAATGTTGATGAACTTAATGCGATCATACTTGAGCTTGAAAACGACAAAGATAAGCTAAGAAAAGATGCTTCTGCGGCACAACGGATTATGCGCCAGTACAAAGAAAGAGCTGAAGGCTATAAGGAACTGTTGGAAGCTTCTGAAGAAAAAATTGCCGAATTGACTGCGCAAAGAGATGCACTTTTTGAGCAAAAGCAAGGACTGGAGCTAAAAGTAATTGCCAAAGAAGACTCTATCAGAAACTTGGCCATGTCCAAAGAAGAGTTGGCAAAGAAAGTAGCAGAAGCCTCTGTGCTAGAAGCAGAAAACATCAACATAGAAGCTATTACGCCAAAAGACAAACTTAAAGATGGCAGCGAGATAAAGGCCAAGCACATCCATATCCTACGGGTCAAGTTCAGGTTGGGAGAAAACAGAGTGGCCAAACATGAAGCCAAAGATGTCATGATGAGATTGATAGCCCCTGACGGATCTTGTTTGTTTGACCTAAATACAGGAGGTGGCACCTTTATGCATGAAGGAAAAGAAAAATTCTATACCGATAAAAAAAGTATTCTTTTTGCCAACCAGAACGAAAAAGTCAACTTTGACTATATCAAAGGCAGCCCTTGGAAACCAGGCAAGCATAAAATAGAGCTTTTTGCCGATGGTTTTAAGATAGGCGAATCTGAATTTATCGTAAAATAA
- the rpsF gene encoding 30S ribosomal protein S6, with protein MELRNYETVFILTPVLSDTQMKDTVEKFRKVLTDNGAEIVNEENWGLRKLAYTIDHKNTGFYQLFEFKGPTNIINSLEIEFKRDERIMRFLTVALDKHAVEYNIKRKKGEFRKSAEKQEEKV; from the coding sequence ATGGAATTAAGAAACTACGAGACGGTATTCATTTTAACTCCCGTTTTGTCTGATACACAGATGAAGGATACCGTAGAAAAATTCAGGAAGGTGCTAACAGACAATGGCGCCGAGATTGTTAATGAAGAGAACTGGGGGCTAAGAAAATTAGCTTACACAATTGATCACAAAAACACTGGTTTTTACCAACTTTTTGAGTTCAAAGGCCCAACTAACATCATTAACTCTCTAGAGATTGAATTTAAACGGGATGAGCGCATTATGAGATTCCTTACAGTTGCTCTTGACAAACATGCTGTGGAATACAACATCAAGCGTAAAAAAGGAGAATTCAGAAAATCAGCTGAAAAACAGGAGGAAAAAGTATGA
- the rpsR gene encoding 30S ribosomal protein S18, protein MTLVNEPINRTENRKKYCRFKKNGIRYIDYKDANFLLKFVNDQGKILPRRLTGTSLKFQRKVAQAVKRARHLALLPYVTDSLK, encoded by the coding sequence ATGACACTAGTAAACGAGCCAATAAACAGAACCGAAAACAGAAAGAAATACTGCAGGTTCAAAAAAAACGGTATCAGATATATTGATTACAAGGATGCAAACTTCTTGTTAAAGTTTGTAAACGACCAGGGCAAAATACTTCCAAGAAGGCTTACCGGAACTAGTCTAAAGTTTCAAAGAAAAGTAGCCCAGGCTGTTAAAAGAGCCAGACATTTGGCACTTTTACCTTATGTAACAGATTCATTAAAATAA
- the rplI gene encoding 50S ribosomal protein L9 translates to MEVILKDDIKGLGYKNDIVKVKPGYGRNYLIPQGFAIIANESNRKVVAENLKQAAHKAEKVKTEAEEIAKKLDGVSLDIPAKVGETGKIFGAITTLQISDTLKEKGFNVDRKKISFSSEIKEVGEYTAIVDLHKEVKQEVKFKVVPA, encoded by the coding sequence ATGGAAGTTATATTAAAAGATGATATTAAAGGACTGGGTTACAAAAACGATATCGTTAAAGTAAAACCAGGCTATGGCAGAAACTATCTGATCCCACAAGGATTTGCAATTATTGCCAATGAATCTAATAGAAAAGTTGTTGCTGAAAATCTGAAGCAAGCTGCTCACAAAGCAGAAAAAGTGAAGACTGAAGCTGAAGAAATTGCTAAGAAACTAGACGGTGTTTCTCTTGACATCCCTGCAAAAGTAGGTGAAACTGGCAAAATATTTGGTGCTATTACTACGCTTCAAATTTCTGACACACTTAAAGAAAAAGGTTTTAATGTAGACAGAAAGAAAATATCTTTCAGCTCTGAGATAAAAGAAGTAGGAGAATATACTGCCATTGTTGACCTTCATAAAGAAGTGAAGCAAGAGGTTAAGTTTAAAGTTGTTCCTGCCTAA